From the genome of Maribacter algicola, one region includes:
- a CDS encoding DUF1989 domain-containing protein, with product MGKVINIPPQSGTAFLLNKGELLKVSCPLGEQVADMTAHNALDKMEFLSNGKTLDFEETLRLTQGSKLYSNQSNPMLEIVEDTCGLHDFLLAPCCKQTMKHFYNIDGECPTCADNLQNALEKYNIERALIPTAFNIFMNVQIAEDMTISVQKPIAKPGDFVVFKACMDLIIGLTACSAGASNGYSFKNIEYSIDKVTAGV from the coding sequence ATGGGAAAGGTGATAAATATTCCGCCACAATCAGGAACCGCATTCTTATTAAATAAAGGTGAACTGTTAAAGGTATCCTGTCCACTGGGTGAACAGGTCGCTGATATGACAGCACACAATGCTTTAGATAAAATGGAATTTTTGAGTAATGGGAAAACTTTGGACTTTGAAGAAACTTTACGATTGACCCAGGGTAGTAAACTTTACAGTAATCAAAGTAATCCAATGCTTGAAATTGTGGAAGATACTTGTGGTCTGCATGATTTTCTATTGGCCCCATGTTGTAAGCAAACGATGAAACATTTCTATAATATTGATGGAGAATGTCCCACTTGTGCCGATAACCTTCAAAATGCATTGGAAAAGTACAATATTGAAAGGGCCTTGATTCCTACGGCCTTCAATATTTTTATGAATGTACAAATAGCAGAGGACATGACTATTTCCGTTCAAAAACCTATAGCAAAGCCAGGAGATTTTGTGGTATTTAAAGCCTGTATGGATTTAATAATTGGTCTTACGGCATGTTCGGCGGGAGCTTCAAACGGATACTCTTTTAAAAATATTGAATATAGTATTGATAAGGTTACAGCAGGTGTATAA
- a CDS encoding response regulator, whose product MFKKVLIAEDMEDINKGVFTMLNELGIQEVQQVQYCDDAYLRIQKAYLDQNPFDLLITDLSFREDYRTQKYPNGPDLIERIRQDDRDMRIIVYSIEDKIQVVKKLFYTYSINGYVCKTRRGLKNLSSAITHVLEGKNYVSPEVDSALSVHSNLDINDYDIALLSHLSQGMSQEEISDYYKKNNISPASLSSIEKRLNKLRVDFNANNAIQLIAIVKDLGLI is encoded by the coding sequence ATGTTCAAAAAGGTTTTGATAGCGGAAGATATGGAAGACATCAACAAAGGTGTCTTTACCATGCTCAACGAGCTTGGAATCCAAGAGGTACAACAGGTGCAATATTGTGATGATGCCTACTTGCGGATTCAAAAAGCGTATTTGGACCAAAACCCTTTCGATTTATTGATTACCGATCTTTCGTTCAGGGAAGACTACCGTACCCAAAAATATCCCAACGGGCCCGACCTCATTGAAAGGATACGACAAGATGACCGCGACATGAGAATTATTGTGTACAGCATTGAGGATAAAATTCAGGTGGTAAAGAAACTTTTCTACACCTACAGCATCAATGGGTATGTGTGCAAGACCCGTAGGGGCTTAAAAAATCTATCAAGTGCCATTACCCATGTCTTGGAAGGAAAAAACTATGTATCACCAGAGGTTGACAGTGCGCTTTCCGTACATTCCAATCTGGATATCAATGATTATGACATTGCCCTTCTGAGCCATCTGTCCCAGGGCATGTCGCAAGAAGAAATAAGCGATTACTACAAAAAGAACAACATTTCCCCGGCAAGCCTAAGTTCCATTGAAAAACGATTGAACAAACTACGGGTCGACTTCAATGCCAACAATGCCATTCAACTCATTGCCATTGTAAAGGATTTGGGCCTTATTTAG
- the gntA gene encoding guanitoxin biosynthesis heme-dependent pre-guanitoxin N-hydroxylase GntA, with product MENVLNVYERACTYLSEKDTEPQTLKEYGVELNNLRDFVLQEGYPCIGAQTSINSKSYALGVFDKMDCWRTAKELACGLSRYITEMKRKPSMFMTYIAIFRYDSYETEEDFERSMWNLLTNLNLIDKKNHEWCAEVSDDPTSNNFSYSFGEHAFYIVGMHPNSSRKSRRFNYVSLAFNLHEQFEWLREKGRYKKIQDLVRKNDLEFSGSVNPMLSDFGEGLEAPQYSGRKVGSNWECPFKNSL from the coding sequence ATGGAAAATGTTTTAAATGTTTATGAACGAGCTTGTACATATTTAAGTGAAAAAGATACTGAACCCCAGACTCTTAAAGAATATGGCGTAGAACTAAATAATCTAAGGGATTTCGTCTTGCAAGAGGGATATCCATGCATTGGGGCACAAACCTCAATAAATTCCAAGTCATATGCCTTAGGGGTCTTCGATAAAATGGATTGTTGGAGGACCGCAAAAGAATTAGCCTGTGGACTTAGTCGGTATATAACGGAAATGAAGAGGAAGCCTAGTATGTTCATGACCTATATCGCAATTTTTAGATATGATAGCTATGAGACGGAAGAAGATTTTGAAAGATCTATGTGGAATCTTCTAACCAATTTGAACCTGATAGATAAAAAAAATCATGAATGGTGTGCTGAGGTTAGTGATGACCCCACAAGTAATAACTTCTCTTATTCGTTTGGGGAACACGCTTTCTATATTGTAGGTATGCACCCCAATAGTTCAAGAAAATCAAGAAGATTTAACTATGTCTCCCTTGCCTTCAATTTACACGAGCAATTCGAATGGCTTCGCGAAAAAGGTAGATATAAAAAGATTCAAGATTTGGTAAGAAAGAACGATTTGGAATTTAGCGGCTCTGTAAATCCAATGCTTAGTGATTTTGGGGAAGGACTCGAAGCACCTCAATATTCGGGTAGAAAAGTTGGCAGTAATTGGGAGTGTCCTTTTAAAAATAGTTTGTAA
- a CDS encoding tetratricopeptide repeat-containing sensor histidine kinase → MGFKKISFLFFMMVAVNCVIAQSAIDSSSYYYKAILAPQTSEHLPMGIQYYKKQLELHEKQKDTIHSISVLRLLAIGEFKIGNIYDSETYIVEALQLVKANSFADTLVNAKIGLYNQLGRVYRSQLNFDEAMKAFNEALGVAPTIKDSIVPLNNKANIFKDLEKYDDAAKIYAFLAEKSRILNDSIQWALALDNLGAVQSQLKDDGALDNLIKAKEIWKNKNYLTGLYSSFKNLSYYFKDAGDDITSKSYADSAYAVAQKINSSTYTMDALSLYLQQSNDPKIVAYKMLKDSIEIAKTISENKNAYAKYNLAEEQKKTEASNLLREIERRKRIQYQAMVTIALVLLVASFFVYRYRYKKMKVEEVYKTESRISKKVHDEVANDMYRVMARLEMAENNKEETLDRLEKIYLKTRNISKETGTVDVGPNFGLDLHDMLLGYKNQRVSVVTVNLNKIHWDQYSDIKKVGIYRLLQELMTNMGKHSKASSVAISFEGKKKKLQIKYSDNGIGCTLKKTGGLQNAENRINSLNGNISFETSPGNGFKANILV, encoded by the coding sequence ATGGGATTTAAAAAGATTTCATTCCTCTTCTTTATGATGGTGGCGGTGAATTGCGTTATCGCCCAAAGTGCGATTGATAGTTCCTCTTATTATTACAAGGCAATTTTAGCGCCACAGACCTCCGAACATCTTCCCATGGGGATTCAATATTATAAGAAGCAACTGGAACTGCACGAAAAACAGAAGGACACCATACATTCAATAAGCGTTTTAAGATTGCTTGCCATAGGGGAATTTAAGATTGGCAATATTTATGACAGTGAAACGTACATTGTTGAGGCCTTACAACTTGTAAAGGCCAACTCCTTTGCAGATACATTGGTAAACGCAAAAATTGGATTGTATAATCAATTGGGCAGGGTATACCGTTCCCAATTAAATTTTGACGAAGCCATGAAAGCCTTCAATGAGGCGCTTGGAGTTGCCCCCACGATAAAGGATAGTATTGTACCCCTTAATAACAAAGCCAATATTTTCAAAGACCTTGAAAAATATGATGATGCTGCTAAAATCTATGCCTTTTTGGCGGAAAAAAGCCGCATTTTGAACGATAGTATTCAATGGGCCTTGGCCCTTGACAATCTTGGAGCGGTTCAATCCCAGCTAAAGGATGACGGAGCCTTGGATAACCTGATCAAGGCAAAGGAAATCTGGAAAAATAAAAACTATTTGACCGGCCTGTATTCCAGCTTCAAAAACCTTTCTTATTATTTTAAGGATGCAGGTGATGATATAACCTCCAAAAGCTATGCCGATAGTGCCTACGCGGTTGCCCAGAAAATAAACAGCAGCACCTATACGATGGATGCGCTTTCCCTCTACCTACAACAAAGTAATGACCCAAAAATAGTAGCGTACAAAATGTTGAAGGATAGCATCGAAATTGCTAAAACCATCTCCGAAAATAAAAACGCCTATGCCAAATACAATTTGGCCGAAGAACAAAAAAAGACCGAAGCTTCCAATCTGTTAAGGGAAATTGAAAGAAGAAAACGGATACAGTACCAGGCAATGGTGACCATTGCGTTGGTATTACTGGTGGCTTCCTTCTTCGTTTACCGGTATCGGTATAAAAAAATGAAGGTGGAGGAAGTATACAAAACGGAATCCAGAATATCCAAAAAGGTCCATGATGAAGTAGCCAATGATATGTACAGGGTTATGGCCCGTTTGGAAATGGCTGAAAATAACAAGGAAGAAACCCTGGACAGACTCGAAAAAATCTATTTGAAAACCAGGAATATTTCCAAGGAAACGGGAACGGTCGATGTTGGCCCCAACTTTGGCCTTGACCTTCATGATATGCTCCTTGGATATAAAAATCAAAGAGTAAGCGTGGTGACCGTTAATCTGAACAAAATACACTGGGATCAATATTCGGACATAAAAAAGGTGGGGATATATAGGCTGCTACAAGAACTCATGACCAATATGGGCAAACATAGCAAGGCTAGCTCGGTTGCGATTTCCTTTGAGGGTAAAAAGAAGAAACTTCAAATAAAATATAGTGATAATGGCATTGGATGTACGCTTAAAAAGACCGGCGGACTTCAAAATGCGGAAAACCGTATTAATTCATTGAACGGAAACATTAGTTTTGAAACGAGCCCTGGCAATGGCTTTAAGGCAAACATTTTAGTTTAG
- a CDS encoding alpha/beta fold hydrolase — MDVLFFEYDDFALRYMSNTFQHCNMDFSPLPLISKDLAKNIKTPITLFAAEKDIIFTGKKMIKRAAQILPSLEEAVLLEGSKHVPNASDFKKIESSIIDKV; from the coding sequence ATGGACGTTCTTTTCTTTGAATACGATGATTTTGCTTTAAGATATATGTCAAATACATTTCAGCACTGCAACATGGATTTCTCACCACTACCTTTAATTAGCAAGGATTTAGCAAAAAATATAAAAACACCCATCACCCTGTTCGCTGCTGAAAAGGATATTATTTTTACCGGTAAAAAAATGATTAAGAGAGCCGCTCAAATACTTCCTTCTTTGGAAGAAGCTGTTTTATTGGAAGGATCTAAACATGTTCCTAATGCCAGCGATTTTAAAAAAATAGAAAGTAGCATAATAGATAAAGTCTAA
- a CDS encoding endonuclease/exonuclease/phosphatase family protein encodes MKRFFSLIFLVLVHFGIHSQESISLVSWNIRDFGKSKNSAELEQIAEIVRDADILAIQEVVAGYGGAQAVAKLSDILNRKGAQWDYVISDPTNSSKYVTERYAFIWKTRHIKIKNRGALIKDLVYLVDREPFYLDFYLDGEKVTVLNFHSRPHDNNPEAEIAAISAYLAKNDSYHPIILAGDFNVDEKEAVFDEIKGLDFKAAISNQPTTLKHACDGHNYLNYPIDNIFYRGVRKEKGSVIDFVKVCENLEDSRKLSDHLPVYLSFSLLNAN; translated from the coding sequence ATGAAGCGGTTCTTTTCCTTAATTTTCCTAGTGTTAGTCCATTTTGGAATCCATTCCCAAGAATCCATAAGCCTGGTTTCCTGGAATATTCGGGACTTTGGAAAATCCAAGAATAGTGCAGAATTGGAACAGATCGCCGAGATTGTCCGTGATGCGGATATCCTGGCCATTCAGGAGGTAGTGGCCGGGTATGGGGGTGCCCAGGCAGTGGCCAAATTGTCTGATATTTTAAACAGAAAGGGTGCCCAATGGGACTACGTAATCAGTGACCCCACCAACAGCTCAAAGTACGTGACCGAGCGATATGCCTTTATTTGGAAAACCAGACATATAAAAATCAAGAATAGGGGAGCGCTGATCAAGGATTTGGTGTATCTGGTGGATAGGGAACCCTTTTATTTGGATTTCTATTTGGATGGAGAAAAAGTGACCGTTCTCAATTTTCATTCCCGTCCGCACGACAATAACCCAGAAGCGGAAATAGCCGCTATTTCAGCATATTTGGCGAAGAACGATTCCTATCACCCCATTATTTTGGCCGGGGATTTTAATGTGGATGAAAAGGAAGCTGTCTTTGATGAAATTAAAGGCCTTGATTTTAAAGCGGCCATTTCCAATCAGCCCACTACCTTAAAGCATGCCTGCGACGGGCACAACTATTTGAACTACCCCATAGACAATATTTTTTATAGAGGGGTACGAAAAGAAAAGGGTAGCGTCATCGATTTTGTAAAAGTGTGTGAGAATCTGGAGGACTCCAGGAAATTATCGGACCATTTGCCTGTTTATTTAAGTTTCAGTCTACTTAATGCAAACTAG